One Salvia splendens isolate huo1 chromosome 12, SspV2, whole genome shotgun sequence genomic window carries:
- the LOC121759298 gene encoding UDP-galactose transporter 1-like has protein sequence MEEGRLCQWSVIRSVLAILQWWSFNVTVIIINKWIFQKLDFKFPLTVSCVHFISSAIGAYLVIKVLKLKPLISVDPEDRWRRIFPMSFIFCINIVLGNVSLRYIPVSFMQTIKSFTPATTVLLQWLIWKKYFDWQIWASLIPIVGGILLTSITELSFNMFGFCAALFGCLATSTKTILAESLLHGYKFDSINTVYYMAPFATMILAVPALLLEGSGVVAWLYTCPSLPSSLIIIFGSGVLAFCLNFSIFYVIHSTTAVTFNVAGNLKVAVAVTCSWLIFRNPISMMNSVGCSITLVGCTFYGYVRHKLSSQSPGTPHTPRTPRSKMELLPLVSDKV, from the exons ATGGAGGAGGGTAGGTTATGTCAGTGGAGTGTAATTCGATCGGTATTGGCTATTCTTCAATGGTGGAGTTTCAATGTTACtgttatcatcatcaataaaTGGATCTTTCAG AAACTGGACTTTAAGTTTCCGTTGACTGTGTCTTGTGTTCACTTTATATCCTCGGCAATTGGTGCATACTTGGTAATTAAAGTGCTAAAACTTAAGCCCCTCATTTCAGTGGATCCAGAAGATCGATGGAGACGGATTTTTCCTATGTCGTTTATATTTTGTATCAACATAGTGTTGGGGAATGTTAGCCTGAGATACATACCTGTTTCCTTCATGCAAACCATCAAATCTTTCACCCCGGCAACGACAG TGTTATTGCAGTGGCTTATCTGGAAGAAGTATTTTGACTGGCAAATTTGGGCATCGTTGATTCCTATTGTTGGAGGGATTCTTCTCACGTCCATCACGGAGCTCAGTTTCAACATGTTTGGCTTCTGTGCTGCTTTGTTTGGCTGTCTTGCTACTTCCACAAAAACCATTCTTGCAGAGTCTCTGTTGCATGGTTACAAATTTGATAG TATAAACACGGTGTATTATATGGCCCCATTTGCAACGATGATCTTGGCTGTGCCCGCCTTGTTGCTCGAAGGATCGGGTGTTGTGGCATGGCTCTACACATGCCCTTCTCTTCCCTCATCTctcatcatcatatttgggtcTGGAGTGCTGGCCTTTTGCctcaacttctcaatcttcTACGTCATTCATTCCACCACGGCCGTGACCTTCAATGTTGCCGGAAACCTCAAG GTTGCTGTTGCTGTGACATGTTCGTGGCTGATCTTCCGCAACCCGATCTCTATGATGAACTCTGTTGGATGCTCCATAACCCTCGTCGGATGCACCTTCTACGGGTACGTTAGACACAAGCTCTCGTCCCAATCACCCGGAACCCCTCATACGCCCCGGACTCCAAGAAGCAAGATGGAGTTGCTCCCATTAGTAAGTGACAAAGTGTGA